The following coding sequences lie in one Candidatus Nitrospira allomarina genomic window:
- a CDS encoding hemolysin family protein produces MDFIAVLICLGLSAFFSGAEIAFFSITESRLKALADEGHKGAKLALKLRSNPQRLLSTILIGNNLVNIMAASMATLIAIRMFGSEAVAVATGLLTFMVLLFGEIVPKTLCAKYSETAVQLLAYPIYLLEQLFFPFLYFLEPFILKLTGGRGLTVPFITEEELKIMLDAGGKAGVLETDEVKMIKNVFDFNDVTAEDAMTPRIYMFALDGNQTLGEAREELFKAKYSRIPIYEGNPDNITAILYRNHALMELAQSHTNLTLKSLAKPALFIPSTKTADDLLRQFQQEKRHIAIVVNEFGGVMGLITVEDLLEEVVGEILDEGDLHEEWIRRTGKNQILVDGRTEVRRINEFLKVELDEEQNTISGLILEELGHIPAVGEKVQTDNCLLIVQEADERSIKGVQIIKEEPVPETPPTEPSTVSSES; encoded by the coding sequence ATGGATTTTATCGCCGTCCTTATTTGTCTAGGACTTTCCGCTTTTTTCTCCGGGGCCGAGATCGCATTTTTTTCCATAACGGAAAGCCGGTTGAAAGCCCTGGCCGATGAAGGCCATAAAGGGGCAAAACTTGCCCTGAAATTACGGTCAAATCCACAACGCCTTCTCTCGACAATTCTAATTGGCAATAATTTAGTCAATATCATGGCGGCCTCCATGGCAACCTTGATTGCCATTCGCATGTTTGGATCTGAGGCCGTGGCTGTGGCTACGGGTCTTTTGACCTTTATGGTCCTGTTATTCGGTGAAATTGTCCCGAAAACGCTTTGCGCCAAATATTCTGAAACGGCCGTGCAATTACTGGCATACCCCATATATCTCCTCGAACAATTATTTTTTCCGTTTCTCTATTTCTTGGAACCGTTTATTTTAAAACTCACAGGTGGTCGTGGCTTAACAGTTCCGTTTATTACGGAAGAGGAACTCAAAATTATGCTCGATGCCGGAGGAAAAGCGGGGGTCTTGGAAACAGATGAAGTAAAAATGATTAAAAACGTGTTTGATTTCAATGACGTGACGGCTGAAGATGCGATGACGCCGAGGATATATATGTTCGCGCTCGATGGCAATCAAACACTTGGAGAAGCCCGTGAAGAGTTATTTAAAGCGAAATATTCACGAATTCCCATTTACGAAGGAAATCCGGACAATATCACCGCCATTCTCTATCGCAATCATGCCTTAATGGAACTGGCTCAAAGTCATACAAACCTCACCCTCAAATCCTTAGCGAAACCGGCATTATTCATCCCCTCTACCAAAACGGCTGATGATTTATTGAGACAATTCCAGCAAGAAAAACGACATATTGCGATTGTGGTCAATGAGTTTGGAGGCGTGATGGGGCTAATTACCGTCGAAGATCTTCTTGAAGAGGTAGTTGGAGAGATTCTCGACGAAGGCGATCTCCATGAAGAATGGATTCGCCGGACGGGAAAAAATCAAATATTAGTCGATGGTCGCACTGAAGTCCGCCGTATCAATGAATTTCTTAAGGTTGAACTCGACGAAGAACAAAATACGATTAGCGGACTTATCCTCGAAGAATTAGGCCATATACCTGCTGTCGGGGAGAAAGTTCAAACGGACAATTGTCTTTTAATTGTCCAGGAAGCTGATGAACGTTCTATTAAAGGCGTCCAGATCATTAAGGAAGAACCTGTTCCCGAAACGCCTCCCACCGAACCGTCTACGGTGTCTTCAGAATCCTAA
- a CDS encoding septal ring lytic transglycosylase RlpA family protein, whose amino-acid sequence MNNGIPVKRICLILTFLLTAGCAGGQSRPEPMISETFQRGEASWYGPSFHGNRTANGEPYDMWALTAAHRTLPFGTRVLVHSLDTGKSVTVRINDRGPFIRGRIIDLSYGAARELAMIGRGTANVSLTILKATNASAGYTGGGPESYWVQVGSFTTLTQAVALHKQLAYHYPNIRLTTVDLPSGQWHRVQIGTFPSQEKAKIVAIELEKQFDLDSLLIQGN is encoded by the coding sequence ATGAATAATGGTATTCCAGTCAAAAGGATTTGTCTTATCCTGACTTTCCTGCTCACGGCTGGATGTGCAGGGGGCCAATCCCGTCCCGAGCCGATGATCTCGGAAACGTTTCAACGAGGAGAGGCTTCCTGGTATGGCCCAAGTTTTCATGGTAATCGGACTGCCAACGGTGAACCCTACGACATGTGGGCACTCACTGCCGCACATCGTACGCTACCCTTTGGAACACGGGTCCTTGTTCACAGTCTCGATACCGGGAAATCCGTGACTGTTCGCATCAATGATCGTGGTCCTTTTATTCGGGGCCGGATCATTGATCTGTCCTATGGAGCTGCCCGGGAGCTGGCCATGATTGGAAGAGGAACGGCGAATGTTAGTTTAACGATCCTCAAAGCGACAAACGCAAGTGCAGGCTATACGGGTGGAGGGCCTGAGAGTTACTGGGTGCAGGTAGGCTCTTTCACGACCTTAACCCAAGCGGTCGCCTTGCATAAACAACTGGCCTACCACTATCCCAATATACGATTGACGACCGTGGACCTTCCATCTGGACAATGGCACCGTGTCCAAATTGGGACATTTCCCTCTCAAGAGAAGGCCAAAATCGTGGCAATAGAACTGGAAAAACAATTCGACCTTGATTCTCTTCTGATACAAGGTAACTGA
- a CDS encoding endonuclease MutS2, translating into MVQYTEQVLEWPALIDCLANEAASTMGAARCRALVFAADLQTARIQQQETTEMVDILEGTHPLPSMVFPDIRNVLARAEKEGVLDGPDLRDIALVIGLGDTIRRHMEIHGSLFPMIRARCVNLQDLMWIRQVIDSCIDLNGRLRESASPELYQLTQKRQGLRQTMRRQLEGMLASQEYEDLLQGQYFAERENRYVIPVKAERQHAIDGIVHDISGSGATVFIEPRHLIELNNSIKFADLQVAQEERHILQDLSSRVADHVWAIRENLSCLADVDCLMAKARLSIKTQGSPIHLTQEPCIDLQQARHPLLALTKEHVIPNSIRIEGDTTVLIISGPNAGGKTVSLKLVGLFAMMVKVGLLPTCGPDSKMALFGQVYADIGDSQDLRKDVSSFSGHILNMIALLKNIGSPTNAANRDVLVLLDEVGSSTDPIEGAALAEAFLTRLCEFGCMIIATTHYPTLKTLAFRNPHVRNASQEFDMVTLAPTYRLIDGIPGGSSALEIAERLGLDSSIIQSAQLLIQRDDHDLDAIFRALQNTHTRLEREYEQAQHLRQKAQHLFDEAEVTRNQLQAQEREDRQRYRKQWQQEFSKAQRQLNQIINDLKTDKTLSKVRSIQQTIGSVNQEILSCLPNNSLESSEPPQKGDLVEIDPLGTIGILQESLEGKKQVSIRVGTQTIKTAPSAVRRATASSSNKSLSGPQQLSRKRSLSTISTETSHPSSHQATGQYQQELCIRGFRLDDAMEMTLAALDHALVTQAKYLKVIHGQGSGALKTGIRTFCQSSPYIQSFRPGDPAEGGDGVTVIELR; encoded by the coding sequence ATGGTTCAATACACAGAACAGGTTTTGGAATGGCCTGCTTTAATCGATTGTCTTGCCAATGAAGCCGCCTCCACGATGGGGGCCGCACGCTGTCGTGCGCTCGTCTTCGCAGCTGACCTTCAGACTGCCCGTATTCAACAACAAGAAACCACAGAAATGGTTGATATCCTCGAAGGCACTCATCCTCTGCCTTCCATGGTGTTTCCCGATATCAGAAATGTGCTGGCACGGGCTGAAAAAGAAGGCGTTCTGGACGGGCCTGACCTTCGAGATATTGCTTTGGTTATAGGCCTGGGGGATACGATCAGACGCCACATGGAAATTCATGGCTCCCTCTTTCCGATGATCAGAGCTCGTTGTGTAAACCTTCAAGATCTGATGTGGATCAGGCAAGTGATTGATTCGTGCATTGATCTCAACGGCCGTCTGCGAGAATCCGCAAGTCCTGAGCTCTATCAATTGACACAGAAACGTCAGGGGCTCCGTCAAACCATGCGTCGACAGTTGGAAGGGATGTTGGCTTCTCAAGAATATGAGGATCTTCTTCAAGGACAATACTTTGCTGAACGTGAGAATCGATACGTGATTCCGGTAAAAGCCGAACGACAACATGCGATTGATGGGATTGTCCATGACATTTCCGGTAGTGGAGCCACGGTATTTATTGAGCCCCGTCATCTCATAGAATTAAATAATTCCATTAAATTTGCCGATTTGCAGGTGGCTCAGGAAGAACGGCATATACTGCAAGATTTGTCCAGTCGTGTCGCAGACCATGTTTGGGCCATCCGTGAAAACTTGTCCTGCTTGGCCGATGTCGATTGCCTGATGGCTAAAGCACGCTTAAGCATTAAAACTCAAGGCTCTCCCATTCACCTGACCCAAGAACCTTGTATTGATCTGCAACAAGCCAGGCATCCACTCCTGGCGTTGACCAAGGAACACGTCATTCCCAATTCCATTCGTATTGAGGGCGATACCACAGTTCTCATCATTTCTGGACCAAATGCGGGTGGGAAGACGGTGTCATTGAAGCTGGTGGGATTATTCGCGATGATGGTGAAAGTTGGGCTTCTCCCGACTTGTGGCCCCGATTCTAAGATGGCCCTGTTTGGACAGGTGTATGCGGATATCGGGGATTCTCAAGATCTCCGTAAAGATGTATCCAGCTTTTCTGGCCATATTCTCAATATGATCGCCTTATTGAAAAATATTGGTTCCCCAACGAACGCAGCGAACAGGGATGTCCTTGTACTCTTGGACGAAGTCGGGAGCTCGACGGATCCCATTGAGGGCGCCGCGTTAGCGGAAGCCTTCTTAACCCGTCTTTGCGAATTCGGATGTATGATTATAGCGACCACTCATTATCCCACATTGAAAACCCTTGCTTTTCGAAATCCTCATGTTCGGAATGCCAGTCAGGAATTCGATATGGTTACTCTTGCTCCAACATACCGGCTCATAGACGGAATTCCTGGGGGGTCTTCAGCCTTGGAGATTGCCGAACGATTAGGGTTGGATTCTTCAATCATTCAATCCGCCCAACTCTTGATACAAAGAGACGACCACGATCTTGATGCTATCTTCCGGGCTCTTCAAAACACACATACTCGATTAGAACGTGAATATGAGCAGGCCCAACACCTTCGTCAAAAGGCCCAACACTTGTTTGATGAGGCGGAAGTCACTCGCAATCAATTGCAAGCCCAGGAACGAGAAGACCGGCAACGATATCGGAAGCAGTGGCAACAAGAATTTTCCAAAGCACAAAGGCAACTTAATCAAATCATCAATGACTTAAAAACGGACAAAACACTCTCGAAGGTTCGTTCTATCCAGCAAACCATTGGTTCGGTGAATCAAGAAATACTCTCCTGTCTCCCCAATAATTCCCTGGAATCATCTGAGCCTCCACAAAAAGGGGACCTTGTGGAAATTGATCCATTGGGGACGATAGGGATCTTGCAGGAAAGTCTTGAAGGGAAAAAGCAGGTATCCATTCGTGTGGGTACCCAGACAATTAAAACCGCTCCTTCAGCCGTACGTCGAGCCACGGCTTCTTCCAGCAATAAATCTTTGTCAGGTCCACAACAATTGAGTCGGAAACGGTCTCTCTCCACAATTTCCACTGAGACAAGTCACCCAAGCTCTCATCAGGCAACCGGCCAATATCAACAGGAACTGTGTATTCGTGGGTTCCGGTTGGACGATGCGATGGAGATGACACTTGCGGCCCTAGACCATGCCCTGGTCACCCAAGCCAAATATCTTAAAGTCATCCATGGCCAGGGTTCTGGCGCACTCAAAACAGGAATTCGAACTTTTTGTCAATCCTCTCCCTATATTCAAAGCTTTCGACCCGGTGATCCAGCGGAGGGAGGAGACGGTGTGACCGTGATCGAATTACGATAA
- the queG gene encoding tRNA epoxyqueuosine(34) reductase QueG produces the protein MSPHSIPTNAIKEEAIRLGFDSVGIARLPPPLLDTPFPPAQNTISQEEESITWRLWKRLKKWLDLGFQGTMEWIAKDPKRRSNPEEVLPGCQSLIVVGMNYYTGHTPDESKAAGRIARYAWGKDYHGFMKDRLRELESFLHSQVQDIQTRSYVDTGPIMEKPWAQEAGIGWIGKHTNLVSTEFGSWLLLGEILTTMPLDRDEPAMDLCGTCSLCIQACPTGAIVEPYLLDAERCISYLTIEYRGSADDLPAELRKKIGNRIFGCDDCLDICPFNVNAKATTEPGFQPFPWTLHPQLPELVKLTKDEFQSLTTGSPLRRPKHEGFIRNVQMGLDNHPPRFPLS, from the coding sequence ATGTCTCCTCACTCGATCCCGACCAATGCCATCAAAGAAGAGGCCATCCGTTTAGGTTTTGATTCGGTTGGAATTGCTCGTCTGCCACCGCCTCTACTCGACACACCTTTCCCTCCAGCTCAAAATACGATTTCCCAAGAAGAGGAATCGATTACTTGGCGCTTATGGAAACGCCTAAAAAAATGGCTGGACTTAGGCTTTCAAGGAACTATGGAATGGATTGCCAAAGATCCAAAACGCCGCTCCAACCCAGAGGAAGTTCTTCCAGGTTGCCAATCCCTGATAGTCGTGGGGATGAATTACTACACCGGGCATACTCCGGATGAGTCAAAGGCTGCTGGACGAATTGCCCGATATGCCTGGGGGAAGGACTACCACGGGTTCATGAAGGACCGGCTTAGAGAGTTAGAAAGTTTCCTTCACTCACAGGTACAGGATATTCAGACCCGGAGCTATGTGGATACCGGGCCCATCATGGAAAAACCGTGGGCCCAGGAGGCCGGCATTGGCTGGATCGGCAAACACACTAATCTTGTTTCCACCGAGTTTGGATCCTGGCTGTTGCTCGGAGAAATTCTAACGACCATGCCGTTGGATCGTGACGAACCCGCCATGGATTTATGTGGAACATGCTCGCTCTGTATTCAGGCTTGTCCCACTGGAGCTATCGTGGAACCCTATCTCCTGGATGCGGAACGATGCATCTCGTATTTGACGATTGAATATCGTGGTAGTGCAGATGACCTGCCAGCCGAGCTGAGAAAAAAAATAGGCAATAGGATTTTTGGCTGTGACGATTGTTTGGATATTTGTCCGTTTAATGTGAATGCAAAAGCAACTACGGAGCCAGGATTCCAGCCATTTCCATGGACATTACATCCCCAATTACCTGAATTGGTTAAACTGACAAAGGATGAATTTCAATCACTCACGACAGGGAGCCCCTTGCGGCGCCCTAAGCATGAGGGCTTTATCCGAAATGTACAGATGGGACTCGATAATCACCCCCCACGGTTTCCTTTATCGTAA
- the groL gene encoding chaperonin GroEL (60 kDa chaperone family; promotes refolding of misfolded polypeptides especially under stressful conditions; forms two stacked rings of heptamers to form a barrel-shaped 14mer; ends can be capped by GroES; misfolded proteins enter the barrel where they are refolded when GroES binds) translates to MAKQLQYSEKARASILSGVNQLADAVKATLGPKGRNAILDKKFGAPTITKDGVTVAKEIELKNPYENMGAQLVREVASKTSDTAGDGTTTATVLAQAIYREGVKNITAGANPMEIKRGIDKAVEVAIEELKKFSKPCQTKKEISQIGSISANNDHTIGDLIAEAMDKVGKDGVITVEEAKSMSTSLDVVEGMQFDRGYISPYFVTNADRMEASLEDAFLLIVEKKISAMKDLLPILEQVAKMGKPLVIIAEDVEGEALATLVVNKLRGTLNVAAVKAPGFGDRRKAMLEDIATLTGGQVISEEVGLKLESVKLTDLGRAKRVNIDKDNTTIVEGAGDPKRIEGRVKQIKTQVEETTSDYDREKLQERLAKMVGGVAVINVGAATETEMKEKKARVEDALHATKAAVEEGIVPGGGVALLRCVPALEKMKLDHDQQVGVNIVKRALEEPIRQISINAGAEGSIIVEKVRLESTNRGYNAGTGEFVDMVEAGVIDPTKVARCALQNAASVAALMLTTEVMVTEIPEAKSEGAGMPGGHDHGMGGMGGMGGF, encoded by the coding sequence ATGGCTAAGCAGTTGCAATACAGTGAAAAGGCACGTGCGTCTATATTGAGCGGAGTGAATCAATTAGCAGATGCCGTAAAGGCGACATTAGGGCCAAAAGGCCGAAATGCGATTCTCGATAAGAAATTTGGTGCTCCAACCATCACCAAAGACGGCGTGACGGTAGCCAAGGAGATCGAGCTAAAGAATCCGTATGAAAACATGGGCGCACAGCTTGTTCGGGAAGTGGCAAGTAAAACAAGTGATACTGCTGGTGATGGGACCACGACTGCGACAGTATTGGCCCAGGCCATTTACCGTGAAGGAGTCAAAAATATCACGGCAGGCGCCAATCCAATGGAGATTAAACGGGGAATTGATAAAGCCGTTGAAGTAGCAATTGAAGAATTGAAAAAGTTCAGCAAGCCCTGCCAGACAAAAAAGGAAATTTCTCAAATTGGTTCAATCTCCGCAAATAATGATCACACCATTGGTGACCTGATCGCCGAAGCAATGGATAAAGTGGGAAAAGATGGTGTCATCACCGTAGAAGAAGCCAAATCCATGTCGACCTCACTAGATGTAGTCGAAGGAATGCAATTTGATCGCGGGTACATCTCTCCCTATTTCGTGACCAATGCAGATCGCATGGAAGCTTCATTGGAAGACGCGTTTTTACTGATTGTGGAAAAGAAAATCAGCGCTATGAAAGACTTACTCCCTATTCTGGAGCAAGTTGCGAAAATGGGGAAACCGTTAGTCATTATCGCTGAAGATGTTGAAGGCGAAGCCCTGGCAACACTGGTAGTCAATAAACTTCGTGGCACACTGAATGTGGCAGCGGTTAAGGCTCCTGGCTTTGGTGATAGACGAAAAGCCATGTTAGAGGATATTGCCACTCTGACAGGCGGGCAAGTCATTTCTGAAGAAGTAGGCCTCAAACTCGAAAGTGTGAAGCTGACGGACCTCGGTCGGGCCAAACGGGTGAACATTGACAAGGACAATACCACGATCGTGGAAGGAGCTGGAGATCCGAAAAGAATTGAAGGTCGTGTCAAGCAAATTAAAACACAGGTTGAAGAAACCACATCCGATTATGATCGGGAAAAATTACAAGAGCGATTGGCCAAAATGGTTGGAGGCGTTGCTGTAATTAATGTAGGAGCCGCAACGGAAACAGAAATGAAGGAAAAGAAAGCTCGTGTGGAAGATGCCCTTCATGCGACCAAGGCCGCAGTGGAGGAAGGCATTGTTCCTGGCGGAGGCGTTGCTCTCCTTCGTTGTGTTCCGGCTCTGGAAAAAATGAAATTAGACCACGATCAACAAGTTGGAGTGAATATTGTCAAGCGTGCCCTGGAAGAACCAATTCGACAAATTTCCATCAATGCCGGCGCTGAAGGTTCTATTATTGTGGAAAAAGTTCGACTTGAATCCACCAATCGAGGATACAATGCCGGCACCGGAGAATTTGTGGATATGGTTGAGGCCGGTGTGATTGATCCAACCAAAGTGGCACGTTGCGCTTTGCAAAATGCTGCTAGTGTTGCGGCTCTCATGCTCACTACGGAAGTTATGGTCACTGAAATCCCAGAAGCGAAATCAGAAGGTGCTGGGATGCCTGGCGGCCATGATCACGGCATGGGTGGCATGGGCGGCATGGGCGGATTCTAA
- a CDS encoding GroES family chaperonin, which translates to MAATKEKEKKEAKEGSSAKGFRPLGDRVFVAYTEELERTAGGIYVPDSAREKPQRGTIEAAGPDVENVKVGDQVLFDKYSGTKIKVENDDCLILKEEDILGVFEN; encoded by the coding sequence ATGGCAGCCACAAAAGAGAAGGAAAAGAAGGAAGCCAAAGAAGGTAGCAGCGCGAAGGGATTCCGTCCTTTAGGGGATCGTGTGTTCGTAGCCTACACCGAAGAATTAGAGCGGACAGCAGGCGGAATCTACGTGCCGGATTCAGCTCGTGAAAAACCACAAAGAGGTACTATCGAAGCCGCAGGGCCTGATGTTGAAAATGTGAAAGTTGGCGATCAAGTCCTGTTTGATAAGTATTCCGGGACCAAAATTAAGGTTGAAAACGATGACTGTTTAATTTTGAAAGAAGAAGATATTTTGGGCGTCTTCGAAAATTAA
- a CDS encoding RNA polymerase factor sigma-32 has protein sequence MTQKSSKKRNPDVIDVVVKKSVSELPNEEVREEIILDDAKEQDNHPESEENSKDQSKWDPVSTALTPTTTLSRYLAEVRRYPFLSKEEELQLFHEYQTLGTRESAVKLILANLRVCVSIASEYGLAGIDQMDLIQEGNVGLLQAMKKFDPTKNVRFYAYAAWWVRAFVLRYLLNNFRLVKIGTTQEQRRLFYNLRREKAKLERQGYVPDPKLLADRLNVRERDVVEMDQRLGSWELSLDQPMTSDGEGTFHDLLPSTQAPIDDQLADTQLRLLFRKKLAEFAQTLSEREEDILRNRLLSESPVTLEDLGRKYLITKERTRQLEAKIIKKLRELMKKDIQDFEHLRK, from the coding sequence ATGACACAGAAATCATCCAAAAAGCGGAATCCCGATGTGATCGATGTCGTGGTCAAAAAATCGGTTTCTGAACTACCTAATGAAGAGGTCCGTGAAGAAATCATTCTTGATGATGCCAAGGAACAAGATAACCACCCTGAAAGTGAAGAGAACTCCAAAGACCAGTCGAAATGGGATCCAGTCTCAACGGCGCTGACTCCGACCACAACACTCAGTCGATACTTGGCCGAAGTCCGCCGGTATCCATTCCTTTCGAAAGAGGAAGAACTTCAACTCTTTCATGAATATCAGACGCTAGGGACACGGGAGTCTGCGGTGAAATTAATTTTAGCTAACCTTCGTGTGTGTGTCTCCATCGCCTCGGAATATGGTCTTGCCGGTATTGATCAAATGGACCTGATCCAGGAAGGGAATGTGGGGCTTTTGCAGGCCATGAAGAAGTTCGATCCGACAAAAAATGTTCGCTTTTATGCCTATGCAGCCTGGTGGGTTCGGGCCTTTGTGCTGCGGTATCTCCTCAATAATTTTCGTCTTGTCAAAATAGGGACAACCCAGGAGCAACGACGCCTTTTCTATAACCTTCGTCGCGAAAAAGCCAAGCTGGAACGACAAGGCTATGTCCCCGATCCAAAGTTACTGGCAGACCGGTTAAATGTGCGTGAACGAGATGTTGTGGAAATGGATCAACGTTTAGGAAGCTGGGAACTTTCCCTCGATCAGCCAATGACTTCGGACGGAGAAGGCACCTTTCATGACTTACTTCCCTCTACCCAAGCTCCCATTGATGACCAATTGGCTGATACACAGTTGCGTCTTCTCTTCCGAAAAAAGTTAGCAGAATTTGCACAAACACTATCAGAGCGAGAGGAGGATATTCTTCGCAATCGACTCCTATCCGAATCTCCCGTGACTTTAGAAGACTTAGGGAGAAAATATCTGATTACCAAAGAGCGGACTCGTCAACTGGAGGCTAAAATAATTAAGAAGTTACGAGAGCTTATGAAAAAAGATATTCAGGATTTTGAACATCTCAGGAAATAG
- a CDS encoding MFS transporter encodes MLKEVSQSLRSGHWPTLLGAWLHFEISFMVWLLIGAMGIAISEEFSLSASQKGLLIGFPLLGGALLRIIVGPLGDRFGAKVVGLGILGLEGIGLLLGWLGGTSFESMLGIGLFLGFAGASFAIALPLASQAYPAAHQGLAMGVVAIGNSGVLLAAFMAPRLAEGVGWHQVFGIMLLPVMGTALLFFWLVQSVPVKNKTAPSKTDSIGVFLRKGIQDPVMYWLCFLYGVTFGGFVGLSSYLPIFLHDQFHIGMVKAGTLTALGALVGSVVRPLGGFLADRHGGIALLQGLYLIIAALCLISGNLDSFVLSYAMILLIMLCFGFGNGAIFQVVSYRFKSVMGTASGFVGAAGGLGGFLLPYGFGWLKELTGTFSSGFFTLGMVSGLAGISVMMFQRLTRFTKHKSIPEI; translated from the coding sequence ATGTTAAAAGAGGTAAGCCAGTCACTTCGTTCCGGGCATTGGCCAACTCTCCTTGGTGCGTGGCTCCACTTTGAAATAAGTTTTATGGTGTGGCTTCTTATTGGCGCCATGGGTATTGCCATATCTGAAGAATTTTCTCTTTCAGCGTCTCAAAAAGGCCTTTTAATCGGCTTCCCATTGCTGGGTGGCGCATTGCTTCGAATTATCGTGGGGCCGCTAGGGGACAGATTCGGGGCTAAAGTTGTGGGATTAGGCATTCTGGGCTTGGAAGGTATCGGGCTACTGTTGGGATGGTTAGGTGGAACCAGTTTCGAGTCTATGCTGGGAATTGGACTCTTTTTAGGATTTGCGGGAGCCAGCTTTGCGATTGCTCTGCCTTTAGCTAGCCAAGCCTATCCCGCAGCCCATCAGGGGTTGGCCATGGGGGTTGTGGCGATTGGAAATAGTGGTGTGCTGTTGGCTGCGTTTATGGCCCCACGGCTTGCGGAAGGGGTTGGATGGCATCAGGTTTTCGGCATCATGCTCCTACCTGTTATGGGGACAGCGCTCCTGTTCTTCTGGTTGGTTCAATCAGTTCCGGTAAAGAATAAAACCGCTCCTTCAAAAACTGACAGCATTGGTGTATTTTTGCGAAAAGGGATTCAGGACCCAGTCATGTACTGGTTATGTTTTTTGTATGGTGTGACCTTCGGAGGATTTGTAGGGCTTTCGAGTTATCTCCCGATTTTTCTTCACGATCAATTTCACATCGGCATGGTAAAGGCTGGAACATTAACCGCACTTGGCGCTCTAGTAGGAAGTGTGGTCCGCCCTCTGGGAGGATTTCTTGCGGATCGCCACGGAGGCATTGCTTTATTGCAAGGGCTTTATCTGATAATAGCCGCCCTATGCCTGATATCGGGGAATCTTGATAGTTTTGTTTTGAGCTATGCCATGATTCTTCTAATTATGCTTTGCTTCGGATTTGGAAATGGAGCCATTTTTCAGGTTGTTTCCTATCGATTTAAATCCGTAATGGGTACGGCGTCCGGTTTTGTTGGTGCGGCAGGAGGCCTTGGAGGATTCCTCCTACCATACGGGTTTGGATGGTTGAAGGAACTAACCGGAACCTTCTCTTCAGGATTTTTTACCCTGGGCATGGTTTCGGGATTGGCAGGCATTAGTGTTATGATGTTTCAGCGTTTGACTCGGTTCACCAAACACAAATCCATTCCAGAAATTTAA